Sequence from the Paraburkholderia acidiphila genome:
GCGCAGGCGCAGCACCGGGAAGCCGAGCACGAAGCCGAACGTGGCGGCCGCGAGCGCCGCGAGCGGCAGGCATTCCCAGAACGTGAAGCCGAAGTACTGGTTGAGCAGCGCATACGTATAGCCGCCCACCGCGTAGAAGCCCACGTAGCCGAGGTCGAGCAGACCCGCGAAGCCCACCACGATATTCAGGCCGAGACCAAGAATCACGTAGATGAGCGCGAGCGTCGCGACGTCGATCGAACCGCGCGAACCCATGAACGGGAACACCGCGCCGAACGCGAGCAGCACCCAGATCGCCACGCGCTGCTGGCGCGCACCGAGCGCGGGCGCCTTCGGCAAACGCACGTGACTCGTTGCGCGCACAAACATCGGCTTGACGAGCTGGAACACGAACACCACGGCGGCTGCGATCCAGACCGGGCGCCAGTGCTGCTGCAGCACGACCTGGTAGCCATCGAGCGTGAGCTGCAGGCCGAGAATGGGCGCCGTGAGGATGATGGTCGCGACGGCGGCGGCCAGCGCCCCCTTCACCGTCTGCGACGAGCTGGCACCCTGAGCGGGCACCCGTACCGAAACAGTTTGGCTCATATCGACCTCACACCTTTTCGACGTCCGGCTTGCCGAGCAGGCCGGTGGGACGGAACAGCAGCACGAGCACGAGCAGGCCGAAGGCCACGACGTCCTTGTACTCCGCGGGCATGTAGCCCGAAGCAAAGGTTTCGGCGAGACCGAGCAGCACGCCGCCGAGCATCGCGCCCGGAATGCTGCCGATGCCGCCGAGCACCGCGGCCGTGAACGCCTTGATGCCCGCGATGAAACCGATGTACGGATTGAGCTTGCCGATCGTGAGCCCGATCAGCACGCCGCCAACCGCCGCGAGCATCGCGCCGAGCACGAACGTGAACGAGATCACGCGGTTCGTGTCGATGCCGAGCAGGTTGGCCATCTTCATGTCTTCGGCGCAGGCGCGGCACGCGCGGCCCATGCGTGAGCGCGAGATGAAGAGCGTGAGCGCGATCATGAGCACGAGCGTGACGCCGACGATCAGCATGCGCGCGTACGGAATCGTCACTTCGAAGTTGCCGCCCATATTGAAGTCGAGCGCGCCGGAAATGAGCATCGGCACGGACACGTCGCGCGCGCCCTGCCCGATCTGCACGTAGTTCTGCAGAAAGATCGACATGCCGATGGCGGAGATGAGCGGCACGAGGCGCGGCCCGCCGCGCAGCGGCCGATACGCCACGCGCTCGACCGCGAAACCGTAGAGCCCGGTGACGAGCACCGAGACGATGAGCGCCGCGCCCAGCACGAGCGGCAGCGGATAACCCGCCGAGGTGCCGATGGCCGTGAGCGTGACGAGGCCCACATAGGCGCCGATCATGTAGATCTCGCCGTGGGCAAAGTTGATCATGCCGATGATGCCGTAGACCATCGTGTAGCCGATGGCGATCAGCGCATAGATCGCACCCAGCGTGAGCCCGTTGACGAGCTGCTGGGTGAACTGCGGAAGAAAATCATTCATGCGTAAGCCCCGCGGCCGTGAAGCCGATGAGAGACCTTTGGAGAGACCTGAGACCGATCCTGTTGCTTTGGTTGTGCGCGCAACGGCTGCAAAAAACGCCCCGCCGCGAGGAGCGGGGCGTATGCAGCGTGCAGCGCCGGGATCAGTTCGCGGCGGTCTTGGTGGCGTCCTTGTGCCACGTGTAGACGACGAAGCGGAACGACTTCAGGTCGCCCTGTGCGTCGTACTCGACCTTGCCGATCGGCGTGTTGAACGCGTTCTTGTGCAGGTAGGCGGCAACCTTGGTCGGGTCCGTGCTCTTCGCGCCGGCAATGCCGTCGGCGATCACTTCAACCGCGGCGTACGACGGCATCTGGAACGGGCCGTTCGCGTCGCGCTTGGCGTCGGCGAATGCCTTCACGAGCTTGGCGTTGGCCGGATCCGATGCGAAGTCGGCGGGCAGCGTGACGAGCATGCCTTCCGAAGCCGGGCCTGCAATGGCCGTCACGTCCTTGTTGCCCACGCCTTCCGGACCCATGAACGTGGCCTTCACGCCCTGTTCACGCGACTGGCGCATGAGCAGGCCCATTTCCGGGTGATAGCCGCCGAAGTAGACGAAGTCCACGCCCTGCGACTTGAGCTTCGTGACGACTGCGGAGTAGTCCGAATCACCGGCGTTGATGCCTTCGAACACGACAACAGGAATGTGCGCCTTGTCGAGCGCGGCCTTGACCGACGTGGCGATGCCCTGGCCGTACGACTGCTTGTCGTGCAGGATCGCGACCTTCTTCGGCTTGACCTTGTTGATGATGTAGGCAGCGGCGGCCGGACCTTGCTGGTCGTCGCGGCCGATGGTGCGGAAGATGAACTGGCGCTTCTTGCCTTCAGTCAGCTGCGGCGCGGTGGCCGACGGTGTGACCATCACGACGCCTTCGTTTTCGTAGATGTCCGAAGCGGGAATCGTCGAGCCCGAGCAGACGTGGCCGACCACGTACTGGATGTGCTGCGAAACGATCTTGTTGGCGACGGCGACAGCCTGTTTCGGCTCGCACGAGTCGTCCATCAGGACGGCTTCGAGCTTGTTGCCGTTCACACCGCCGGCGGCGTTGATCTGCTCGATGGCAGTCAGCGCGCCCGCCTTGACCATGTCGCCGTACTGGGCGACCGGGCCGCTGAACGGGCCGGCAATGGCGATCTTCACGGTGTCGGCGTTTGCGCTTGCACCAAATGCGAGCAGCGCGGCAGCCACGGAAACAGCGGTAAGGCGGGACAACGTCATCAGGAGCTCCTCGATTGTTTTCGGGTCAACCGGTCAGACGGAATGACCTGCGCAAACGAACAGCGCCCCAATGACATTCAATGGGGAACAACCACGACGAGCACCAGAAGAAAAAGACGTGACGGGGCCCGGCGTGTATCAGCGCCCTGGTAGGCGGCTGAGTTCGGAGAGACTGCTGAGTTACAGACTCTGTTGCGCAAGCGATCCGCCTGCCCCGTTCGCTGCAATTCATACCGGAAAGGTGGACCGGTCCGAATCAGCGACCCGCGGATGCTATCAATAATCCCATTTCACGGCAACTAAGGGTTTTTTCGGATATCGACTTGGT
This genomic interval carries:
- the livH gene encoding high-affinity branched-chain amino acid ABC transporter permease LivH; translation: MNDFLPQFTQQLVNGLTLGAIYALIAIGYTMVYGIIGMINFAHGEIYMIGAYVGLVTLTAIGTSAGYPLPLVLGAALIVSVLVTGLYGFAVERVAYRPLRGGPRLVPLISAIGMSIFLQNYVQIGQGARDVSVPMLISGALDFNMGGNFEVTIPYARMLIVGVTLVLMIALTLFISRSRMGRACRACAEDMKMANLLGIDTNRVISFTFVLGAMLAAVGGVLIGLTIGKLNPYIGFIAGIKAFTAAVLGGIGSIPGAMLGGVLLGLAETFASGYMPAEYKDVVAFGLLVLVLLFRPTGLLGKPDVEKV
- a CDS encoding branched-chain amino acid ABC transporter substrate-binding protein, which produces MTLSRLTAVSVAAALLAFGASANADTVKIAIAGPFSGPVAQYGDMVKAGALTAIEQINAAGGVNGNKLEAVLMDDSCEPKQAVAVANKIVSQHIQYVVGHVCSGSTIPASDIYENEGVVMVTPSATAPQLTEGKKRQFIFRTIGRDDQQGPAAAAYIINKVKPKKVAILHDKQSYGQGIATSVKAALDKAHIPVVVFEGINAGDSDYSAVVTKLKSQGVDFVYFGGYHPEMGLLMRQSREQGVKATFMGPEGVGNKDVTAIAGPASEGMLVTLPADFASDPANAKLVKAFADAKRDANGPFQMPSYAAVEVIADGIAGAKSTDPTKVAAYLHKNAFNTPIGKVEYDAQGDLKSFRFVVYTWHKDATKTAAN